The following coding sequences are from one Musa acuminata AAA Group cultivar baxijiao chromosome BXJ2-4, Cavendish_Baxijiao_AAA, whole genome shotgun sequence window:
- the LOC135586147 gene encoding transcription termination factor MTERF15, mitochondrial-like: protein MTLMNRSPYVSLLSKALAFVPCCRPADAALFLATHSYSATSGAPQSSLMAEYLVSSCGFDPDQAAKASKLLGGVESRHQPDSVLGLFKSYGFDNTQVKKVISANPRWLLLDVEKTLAPKFRALQDLGFSCSDITHLVRSNNDVTSDKSENILSKIQLWQDLLESNDFLVNLCKKNRRFLGYSIEKTIQPNIEILRDCGITDQKLSMIIRHRPLLITRNAETLKALISRVEGLGVPRTSGIFPLTLCVLQRITEKNFKAHLEFFKGFGWSEDDFLAAFRKVPTLVGLSLKSLQRKMEFLVNEAGCAPSHLALRPDILLCSLEKRLMPRHQIVTGLKSRGVCISNLSMSTYVKYPEKKFVEKFVNCYKEYPELIELYNGVPKNRTAFVRGNA from the coding sequence atgacaTTGATGAATAGGTCGCCCTACGTCTCTCTCTTGTCCAAAGCCCTTGCCTTCGTCCCTTGCTGTCGTCCGGCCGATGCTGCCCTTTTTCTCGCAACCCATTCTTACTCCGCCACCTCCGGTGCTCCACAGAGCAGCCTTATGGCTGAATACCTGGTCAGCTCCTGTGGCTTCGATCCAGATCAGGCGGCCAAAGCCTCGAAGCTCCTTGGCGGCGTCGAATCCCGCCACCAGCCTGACTCCGTCCTTGGCTTATTTAAAAGCTACGGTTTTGACAACACCCAGGTGAAAAAGGTCATATCTGCAAACCCCCGGTGGCTTCTCCTCGACGTGGAGAAGACCCTGGCTCCAAAGTTCCGAGCTTTGCAGGATCTGGGCTTCTCCTGCTCCGACATCACCCACCTCGTCAGATCGAATAACGACGTCACCAGCGACAAATCCGAGAACATCTTGTCCAAGATCCAATTATGGCAAGACCTCCTCGAGTCCAACGACTTTTTGGTAAACTTGTGCAAGAAAAACAGGAGGTTTCTCGGGTATAGCATCGAGAAGACGATCCAGCCTAACATTGAAATTCTAAGGGATTGCGGGATCACGGATCAGAAGCTCTCAATGATCATACGGCACCGCCCCCTCCTTATAACCCGGAATGCTGAAACCCTGAAGGCGTTAATCAGTCGTGTCGAGGGTTTGGGAGTACCTCGCACCTCAGGGATCTTCCCCCTTACCCTGTGTGTGCTCCAGAGAATCACCGAGAAGAACTTCAAGGCTCACTTGGAGTTCTTCAAGGGCTTCGGGTGGTCCGAGGATGATTTCCTTGCTGCATTCAGAAAGGTTCCTACGCTTGTGGGATTATCTTTAAAGAGTTTGCAGAGGAAGatggagttcttggtaaatgaaGCCGGATGTGCTCCATCTCATCTTGCACTTCGGCCAGATATTTTGTTGTGCAGTTTGGAGAAAAGGTTGATGCCAAGGCATCAGATTGTGACAGGCCTGAAGTCTAGGGGAGTTTGCATCAGTAACCTTAGTATGTCTACATACGTGAAATAT
- the LOC103980516 gene encoding transcription termination factor MTERF15, mitochondrial-like, translating into MTLMNRSPYVSLLSKAHAFVPCCRPADAAHFLATHSYSAASGAPQSSLMAEYLVSSCGFDPDQAAKASKLLGHVESRHQPDSVLGLFKSYGFDNTQVKKVISANPRWLLLDVEKTLAPKFRALQDLGFSCSDITHLVRSNNHVISHKSQNILSKIQLWQGLLGSNDLLMKIWKRNRWFLGYSFEKTIQPSIEILRDCGITDQKLSMIIPQYPLLITRNAETLKALISRVEGLGVPRTSRMFLLILSVLLSVSEKNFKAHLEFFKGFGWSEDDFLAAFRKAPTFVQLSLKSLQRKMEFLVNEAGCAPSHLALRPDILLCSLEKRLMPRHQIVTGLKSRGVCISNLSMSTYMKYPKKKFVEKFVNCYKEYPELIELYNGVPKNRTAFARGNA; encoded by the coding sequence atgacaTTGATGAATAGGTCGCCCTACGTCTCTCTCTTGTCCAAAGCCCATGCCTTCGTCCCTTGCTGTCGTCCGGCCGATGCTGCCCATTTTCTCGCAACCCATTCTTACTCCGCCGCCTCCGGTGCTCCACAGAGCAGCCTTATGGCTGAATACCTGGTCAGCTCCTGTGGCTTCGATCCTGATCAGGCGGCCAAAGCCTCGAAGCTCCTTGGCCACGTCGAATCCCGCCACCAGCCTGACTCCGTCCTTGGCTTATTTAAAAGCTACGGTTTTGACAACACCCAGGTGAAAAAGGTCATATCTGCAAACCCCCGGTGGCTTCTCCTCGACGTGGAGAAGACCCTGGCCCCAAAGTTCCGAGCTTTGCAGGATCTGGGCTTCTCCTGCTCCGACATCACCCACCTCGTCAGATCGAATAACCACGTCATCAGCCACAAATCCCAGAACATCTTGTCCAAGATCCAATTATGGCAAGGCCTCCTGGGCTCCAACGACTTACTGATGAAGATATGGAAGAGAAACAGGTGGTTTCTCGGGTATAGCTTCGAGAAGACGATCCAGCCTAGCATTGAAATTCTAAGGGATTGCGGGATCACGGATCAGAAGCTCTCAATGATCATACCGCAATATCCCCTCCTTATAACCCGGAATGCTGAAACCCTGAAGGCGTTAATCAGTCGTGTCGAGGGTTTGGGAGTACCTCGCACCTCGAGGATGTTCCTCCTGATCCTGAGTGTGCTCCTGAGCGTCTCCGAGAAGAACTTCAAGGCTCACTTGGAGTTCTTCAAGGGCTTCGGGTGGTCCGAGGATGATTTCCTTGCTGCATTCAGAAAGGCTCCTACGTTTGTGCAATTATCTTTAAAGAGTTTGCAGAGGAAGatggagttcttggtaaatgaaGCCGGATGTGCTCCATCTCATCTTGCACTTCGGCCAGATATTTTGTTGTGCAGTTTGGAGAAAAGGTTGATGCCAAGGCATCAGATTGTGACAGGCCTGAAGTCTAGGGGAGTTTGCATCAGTAACCTTAGTATGTCTACATACATGAAATATCCAAAGAAGAAATTTGTGGAGAAGTTCGTCAACTGCTACAAGGAGTATCCAGAACTCATTGAGTTGTATAATGGAGTCCCCAAAAACAGAACTGCATTTGCTCGTGGAAATGCATAA
- the LOC103980308 gene encoding transcription termination factor MTERF8, chloroplastic-like, with protein MNRSPYFSLLSKALAFIPRSRPADAVHFLASHSYSAASRAPQSSLMADYLVSSCGFDPDKAAKASKLLGRIESRHQPDSVLGLFQSYGFDNTHLKKVISANPRLLLLDVEKTLAPKFRALQDLGFSCSDITHLVRSNNHFISHKSQTILSKIQLWQGLLGSNDFLVNLCKKNRRFLGYSIEKRIQPNIEILRDCGITDQKLSMILRQYPLLITRNAETLKALISRVEGLGVPRTSGMFLLILSVLQSVSEKNFKAHLEFFKGFGWSEDDFLAAFRKAPTFVRFSLKSLQRKMEFLVNEARCAPSYLALRPVILLMSLEKRLMPRHRILTGLKSRGVCISNLSMSTYMKYPEKKFVEKFVNCYKEYPELIELYNVAPKHRTAL; from the coding sequence ATGAATAGGTCGCCCTACTTCTCTCTCTTGTCCAAAGCCCTCGCCTTCATCCCTCGCAGCCGTCCGGCCGATGCTGTCCATTTTCTCGCAAGCCACTCATACTCCGCCGCCTCCAGAGCTCCACAGAGCAGCCTTATGGCTGATTACCTGGTCAGCTCCTGTGGCTTCGATCCTGATAAGGCGGCCAAGGCCTCGAAGCTCCTCGGCCGCATCGAATCCCGCCACCAGCCTGACTCCGTCCTTGGCTTATTTCAAAGCTACGGTTTTGACAACACCCACTTGAAAAAGGTCATATCTGCAAACCCCCGGTTGCTTCTTCTCGACGTGGAGAAGACCCTGGCCccaaagttccgagctctgcaggATCTGGGCTTCTCCTGCTCCGACATCACCCACCTCGTCAGATCGAATAACCACTTCATCAGCCACAAATCCCAGACCATCTTGTCCAAGATCCAATTATGGCAAGGCCTCCTCGGGTCCAACGACTTTTTGGTGAACTTGTGCAAGAAGAACAGGAGGTTTCTCGGGTATAGCATCGAGAAGAGAATCCAGCCTAACATTGAAATTCTAAGGGATTGCGGGATCACGGATCAGAAGCTCTCAATGATCCTACGGCAATATCCCCTCCTCATAACCCGGAATGCTGAAACCCTGAAGGCGTTAATCAGTCGTGTCGAGGGTTTGGGAGTACCTCGCACCTCGGGGATGTTCCTCCTGATCCTGAGTGTGCTCCAGAGCGTCTCCGAGAAGAACTTCAAGGCTCACTTGGAGTTCTTCAAGGGCTTCGGGTGGTCCGAGGATGATTTCCTTGCTGCATTCAGAAAGGCTCCTACGTTTGTGCGATTTTCTTTAAAGAGTTTGCAGAGGAAGatggagttcttggtaaatgaaGCCAGATGTGCTCCATCTTATCTTGCACTTCGGCCAGTTATTTTGTTGATGAGTTTGGAGAAAAGGTTGATGCCAAGGCATCGGATTTTGACAGGCCTGAAGTCTAGGGGAGTTTGCATCAGTAACCTTAGTATGTCTACATACATGAAATATCCAGAGAAGAAATTTGTGGAGAAGTTCGTCAACTGCTACAAGGAGTATCCAGAACTCATTGAGTTGTATAATGTAGCCCCCAAACACAGAACTGCACTTTGA
- the LOC103980307 gene encoding proteasome subunit beta type-3: MSIFEYNGSAVVAMVGKNCFAIASDRRLGVNLQTIATDFQRIFKIHDKLYIGLSGLATDVQTLYQRLIFRHKLYQLREERDMKPQTFASLVSALLYEKRFGPYFCMPVIAGLGDDDAPFICTMDCIGAKELAKDFVVSGTASESLYGACESMYKPNMEPEELFETISQALLSSVDRDCLSGWGGHVLLVTPTEVQERTLKGRMD, encoded by the exons ATGTCG ATCTTTGAGTACAATGGGAGCGCCGTGGTGGCGATGGTGGGCAAGAATTGCTTCGCGATCGCCAGCGACCGACGCCTCGGGGTCAACCTCCAGACCATCGCCACCGACTTCCAGAGGATCTTCAAGATCCACGACAAGCTCTACATCGGCCTCTCTGGCCTGGCCACCGATGTCCAAACCCT GTACCAGCGGCTTATCTTTCGCCACAAGCTATATCAGCTGAGGGAGGAGAGGGATATGAAGCCCCAGACCTTCGCTAGCCTCGTTTCCGCTCTTCTGTATGAGAAAAG ATTTGGTCCATACTTTTGCATGCCTGTAATTGCTGGACTAGGTGATGATGATGCTCCATTCATTTGTACCATGGATTGCATCGGTGCCAA GGAACTTGCCAAAGACTTTGTCGTTTCTGGTACAGCCTCGGAGTCTCTTTATGGTGCCTGTGAGTCGATGTACAAACCTAATATG GAACCTGAAGAATTATTTGAGACAATCTCACAAGCTTTACTATCATCTGTGGATCGTGATTGTTTGAGTGGTTGGGGAGGCCATGTCCTTCTTGT GACACCCACTGAAGTGCAGGAAAGAACCTTGAAGGGCCGGATGGATTAA